The sequence agagagagagagagagagagagagagtgggggggggaatcATATATAACCACAGAGTACCTTCATAATTTCACAAAGACAACAAATTGCCTAATGAATGACCACAAAGTTCACAAACTAACATTTTCTCTAGCAAAGTTAAGTGAAAATCGgtagaatatttattttgtacTGTACTAAACATTGATATTTGACATTTTGCACatttacaaaattaataaaataaggcATTACCTTCGTATTTTCTTTGCCATGCTTCTGGCGATTACTCGGTCCTTCAAATAATTGTCATGAATACCCATCATTTATCTGGATAATAATGAAGACCGAATAAAGATTAACTGAGGTACTTATTTTGGTCCCCAAGATCAGGACACACCTCCAAGCAACTCTTGATATTTTTTGGGGCGTATAAAACTTATCATGTTAAACAATCTTGCTTTCTAGTCTGTCAAATTATGGAGCTATCTTTATAGTTCTAAATATTACGAGCTAGGTTTGCTTACAAATGCTTTAGTGAAACCTGCCGAATAGAGCACTAATCACTTCACAATAATTACAAGTTACAACACTGATGATTTCACACGTGGCTACACTTAGGCCTGTGTGTAATCTTATGACTTCCTTACCTGAGGAGTACagctttctcctttatttcaaGGACACTTGGAATAAATATATCCAAGGTAATTTCCAGTGTTGACAATGGAATGTGATGAGTTGTGAAATAATGAGTTTAGGGATCAACTTTATTACAGATGAAATGAATTCATGaatggtgctgatgataatgatcttccCAATAGGGGTTTTGTCAAAAATATCTCTTTGGTAAGAATATGAGGGTTCTTAAGAGAACccggggatagggaagggaaggatgcaGGATGGGGAGAGGATGATGGGAATTGGGGTTTCAGGGTAACGATAAAAGGAATTGTTAAGGAATAGGATTGGTGGgatgaaacaaattaaaaattataaactaTACACTCATCAATATGGATATCCATCCATGTCATATTTTAACATTCATActcttcacacaaacacatacaaggtCTTGAGATTATCACATTTTCACAAGTATCAGTTGATACCAATTCATACAAAGTCATAGGAAAAGTAGTAAGTAGGTGATTGGACCAAGGAATGTCCCATAGACTGGGACAAGAGTTAAAacaggtgggtgggtgaatggggtgggatggggggaggaaaaagatttAAGACTTATGAGCAAAATATTGCAAAAAGGAAATGGGATGGCCTAATGAGTcaaaaggatgaaaagaggtATCTCACGGTTAACAATTAGGGTAACAACCCCGTGGATGGAATAGGGAtgaaggtgggggatgggggggagacaAGACTATGGGAGGCCTCATGCAGCCATGAGGTCTCCAATCACACCTGTATCAGGTACATTATTTAACTTAGAATACTTTacatttttttgctaattattttttcttttttcttgtcaaaTAACTCTGAAATAGATTCCTTTGTACCATAACCAAATGGTGATATCATGGGGATTTTGCCAAATCGGCAAATAATCTGATTTTAAACTTTGGGGAGGAGAGTTGAAGTTGATGGCAGTATCACAGACATATAATCTTCAAGTCTCCTTGACGATGGTGGTAGTGCTGGCGGTAGCAGAGCGAGGGTTATTTGGGGATGATATTCCTTTGGCCCTGCAGTGCTGCCGCCAACAGCAGTGCCACCACCATGGGCGTGTTAGTGTTTCGTTACATCCTCCTGTGACCGGTTGAAGTCAGGCTTGTCCTCATGCATAGGACACTACAAAACAGCAACACTTAATGCTAAGCAACAGGCGTCACGTCCTCAGGTGTAGGAAGCCCTCAGACACAGTGACAGTTGTGGCACTCTGCCCTCCGTGGTCAGCATCAAATACAGCCGAGCCTCTCAAGTACACTAACTAACCACTGGTAAAGCCACATGCATGGAAGCCTGCTCGAGTACCTTCTGTGGTAAGGGAAGTGTTTACAAATATGACAGCTCTCGGACTGTAGTCAAACATTATGATATGCATTCAATAGTCCAACAAACTTGACATGAGGTAGAGCTAAGTATTACTGGGTGTCAGCACCACCAAGGTACTAACAGATAAGATGTTGATAAAATGCTTTGGTTCACAATTGTAAAATACTTTATGAGGCCCTGCTCCACATAGTTGAGCAAGAAACCTCTTTCTGAGATCTACTCAAGGGGGATTCAAGCCCTCTTTTACAATAAAAATCAACACAAACAGATCTTGGCCTCCACCTGAGCAATTGCGCCTCTGACGATGAAGACAGCAGAGATAAGCCTCGTGTCTTCAACACACAGTACTCCAATTCCCAAGTGCGAGTCCACGGTCTCTTGTTCTTAGCCTACAGCTTGGGTACGTGAGCCCCTTTCATCATCTTGTCACTCTTTACTCTTTCACATCAACAGCCTGACCTAAGACTCCTGAGCATTGTGCACTTGTCGGTGATCACACTTGAAGCAGGAGAGTGCAGGGATGCGACCCCAAAGGATTTGTACTGCGAGGGTCACTCCCTTAATACACTGGAATGTGGATCCAGCTATGGTCTACCAGTCCAGAGTCAAATACTTGCTCTTTCTGAGATCACAAGTCCTTAACACTAGTCACTCGGGCTTGTACAGCACAATGCAAATTTCTCTCTTAAAAAATCCATCTGCAAATAATCAATCCTTTGCAAGCAGTACAGCCCTTCGTGGCACATTACAGCAAAACACAGTGCCATGCCTCAAGCATGGCAACCATATAAATTTGGTCCAAACCAATACCTTTGgatcaataaaataattatataatatacatgaaaatGGGGCAACCGGTTACAGGAGAATCTTGATAAAAAACTGGCATAATAAAAATAGTCTATACAAATTCTGTAGGTTGGGAGTGGGGCAGTTTGGGGCCTCAAGACTAGAGTACGTGGTACACCTTATATCACGGAGGTTCCCCATCGCCACCACTCCTAGCGTGCTGAAACACTAACCCTCGCCGCTCACAACAACTAATTACCTTGTGGACTGGCAGGTTCAAGACTCATCCAACCGGACTGCCGTTCATTGATTAACTGGTCTAATTTGATATACTAAATTACCAACTCAAACAAGTTGACTAACAACTGTAAAACACTTGAATCCACTTaaagaaaaagtaatgaaaaaccTTGAATGGCATAATACGTccacaaaataattaaaataaaatattagctTCTAAATACTATTTATGTCTGAGTTGCAACTGCAGACAATAGGACACTAAATGAGCACTGCTGGCAAACTACAAACAATCAACTTTCGCTTCCAGACAAATTCCGCCTACTACTGACGACAAACTTTATGCATCTTACTTCCGTGAGGAAGAGCACCATTACACTAAAAATACAATGAGCAGTTTGATTGTTTGTAATATTGTGGAAATGCTAAGTGATAAGTTTTAAAACTTAAGATTGCCTTCTTTTGAAAAATTTCCAAACCATTGGAATTTGGAAAAAACACTTcctttaaatgaaataaaaaatttcAACAAGAGAGCCTGAAGGACAAGATAGAAATATTGTCCAAATCCAAGAGactaaaggggagggaaaaaaaagtaaaaagaaaatagccAGGGGAAAAAGTTAATATCCTTTAAGAAAACCTGAAGTTTGAAACAAGTCCACAATGCAGCATGTGAATCTACTAAAATACAGGACATTGGGTTGCTTGCTCATGATGATCCCAGTTATTGCTGGCCAGGACACATCATCACGCTTTGGGAACAACAACAGTGATTTCACTTTGCGTGACACGGACAGTTAAGCCAGTAAGCACTACCAGTATCACAGAACAAGAACATCATGGTTACCAGTTCacgccatcatcattgtcatctcaTCAACCTACTTTAACTTTCACCTAAAAGTACTTGGCCGGTTTCCCAAGGGAAACTGACTCGGACAGTGGTGCAGGGGGATAGTGGCATGGCCTGGCCAAGGGAGTGGTTTACAGTTCAGACTGCGGCCCCACTCACCTTCTCACCCTACAGCTGCCCCGCCACCCTGCCACAACACCTGCCCTGCTTCCCAGCACCACTAAGCAGTCACCAAGATGCCCGACGTAGTTAAGTGATTAAGTAGCGACTCAGTCACAGCACGACAGTGTTGCCTTTGAGCTGGGCACTTAGCATCCTCTCCAGCCCTCCAGTGCACGGGTGGCATGGGCAGCATGGAGGGGCAGGGTGGTTCTGCTGATACACGGGGAACTGCAAGCTGTGATGGACTGACAGAGCCACTTCGGGACTCTGTCCTCGTGCGCCCGTTTGGAGGGGAACTGGTGGCTGGGATGGTGGTCGTTACAGCGGCAACAGCTGGAGCAGCAGAGATGGTGGGTGGGCTCTGCCGGATAATGACTGGCCTCTGCTTGGCCCTGGGCGACCTGCTCTCACTGCGCGCCGTCACGGGTGACGTTGTGGCCTGATGCCGTCGCTTACTTGCTCTCACAGGTGCTGTTACCTGTTGAGATTGATTGAGATTATCATAACCACTCCACCAACATCAATTTCAATAACTCCAATAGAAATTTTAACAATTTAATGAATTCTGAAACTTGAAATTTCCAAATATGATTACATTAAGAAAAAGTAAGATAAGCGAAAGAAAGCGGAAAAGGTTGAATTAACCAAAAGGTGGCTATATAGGAAACAGCTGCTTTCCATTTTCCCataacaacacccccccccccatctaatcttgtctttcttattaataccaaATACATCTACTGACTTTCATTTCCCACTAATTCCTATGCAATCTCCCATGTTATCAtaaaagtaagagaaggaaaaaaacagggTATGAGCaagaatgacaaaagaaaaaaggaaatagacacTGCAACAAAACAATCACTAGcacacaataaaactaaacagtaAAATCATAACAGATATCAGTCTAAACTAAAAACAGTGTAAAAATAATATGGAGCCAAAGTTTTCAAACaatatatagaaaagaaattataaatgATGACTTTGCTTCTCATTTTTGGGATAGAGAACTTCCTCCCAGACTTTCTACTCTGGATTCGACTTTTCTCCACAAGTAACAGACCCATGTAACCCACTCTTGCCTCCTGTTACATACATGAAAAACGAGACACCTATTCACAAACTGGGGTTTTGTTACCGAGAGTGAAGCATCCTCCAGAGAAAGTCCCAAAACAAGGGCATCTTgcaaacccaaaaatccaaacctaattTCATTCCCAAACATAGGGAGaaaagcttcccccccccccattagcaACTGACATTTAGAACAGCAAGGTATGTTCTGACTACACTTGCAACTACTCTGGGGGTTGCACCAATAGAGCAAaaattaacaatataaaaataacaaaaaacatttagGCAGTTAGCAGTGAGCATAGTAATGATGGGCCTATAACTGTTAGGTTTTTCAAAGTGAGATGATCTCTACAGCATTTTGTGGTCTTGGAGGATCAACCAGTCAATGTTGCATATGCTCTTGCAAGACTGAGCTTTGTAGCCCTCCCAGATTCAGTATTCAGTGATATAATAATCCTTTATCTTCAGAGAAATAAATGTTGAcctttatattatttaaaatctTAGCAGTTGTTTCAAGCTATTTTCATAGCATATAGTTATTATACAAAATCCAGGCTAATATCAAAACACAATATTCAGGAATTCAAAATGGCATTTGTAATCTTAAATATatgaagaatttaaaaaatatgtCTACTTCATATAATGAGAAAGTTTACAAGCCAAATAGCAGTACAAGGATTTAAATGTTAAACTTGAAAGATCAAAGAGAGGCATGTTATACAAGGTATTACAATCACAATTTCCTATTATTCAAGGGTCACTCACCTATCAAAAGTATTTCTAAATTTTCATGAGATAAAACCAAGTTGAAATACAGAATAATAAACATCATCTCCAGATATGATCAATACTGCCCATCAATaattgaaaattataaaatacgattaagcaaattaaaaacaaatctcgaaacaacaaaaacaaagacagaaccaAGTAGAAATTACATGTAAACTACGCAAACCCTCAGCATACGCTCAAAACTGTCACTCGCGAATACAAAATGGACGCCGCGTTGTAAACAGACGCGCTTCAACTTCAGGAAAATAAACAATTCATCTACTGACCGaaatacaaacatgaataaaagagaaTTCACACATTATTGACACAAAATAAAAGGATTTTttactgaaagaaaaataaatgatcaGAAAACAACTTAATATTTACCTGCTGAGAAGTATGCGTGTCACCCTCATGGGCCTTTGGCTGCCCCTTCTGCTGCCTTCCGCTGGGACTCGTTCTTGATCCAGCCATTTCGATGTAGGGTTATCTAATGACTCTCTGGGCGAAAGTTAGCTCTCCGAatatcttctctcttatctctaagTATCACGACTTCATTCACTGGCTGCGAATATGTGCGAGTTCggtctttttttaactttttttttttatacttttgaaTTTTAAGACTCCGGATGTGCGTACACTCCAGTACTGGGAACGAAACGCAGACTGCGCCGAGatgatttccttctttctctctctctcctaaaagaCTTCGAGTAAAGAAAAATCCTCGATATTCCTCAGGTCACAAGATGGCGTCGATGCGAAGCAGGAAACTCCAAAAGcgaaaaacttttctttttttctccgagGAATTAATGCCACTCTCGTCTTCTTGTGCGACTCCTGAGTTTCCTCCCTCTGTTACCGACACGAAAGCTCGGCGTATTCTTGCCGATCCCAGTCCAGAACTGTACTTCTCGAGCTATCTGCTGGAGCGAGCGAAAGGcgtctgctctccctctcctcttccattgaATCGCCGTCATCACAACAAAGGCGCTGTGACGTCACGCGCGTCGACCAATCAGCGCCCGGATCGCCCTACTTTCACCCTGAGCGCATTTGCTAGAGCCTCACAATATAGCCGATTTCTCCGCATAACAAtacctttatatctttatattataaaatCACATACGAAATACCATCAcccgtaataaaaataataaatgcaatacaTAAATCgacatgtatatttaatataacgACCATATATGGCAGTCGCGTTCGGGAACTCTCGGATTTCCTCGTCCCCCGTCGGCTCGTCGCCGATTGGCCGGCCGCCCAAGCCCCTCGGGTAGCAACAAAAACCATTATCATCTGGCTCCTCGTACAGGCGTACTCCATGACTCTGGATTTGCTATCTGTACTTCTTTGGGGCGTTTATTCTACCCATAATTCGTAGAGTAAATGTTGAGTATGAATTAAACTAAAATCTCCAATTCACTTCCTCGTCGTATTCATAGAGAAAGGCCCCAAATATCGGGAGAAAGGGATTAGCTCAATGGCGCTGCCTTGTGTATGTTTTAAACCCAATATTCTACTTATACACACCTCAGATGCTATACAAACCATACTTTTCTACAAATATTTCTATATTCTACCCGTAAAAGTGTACAGACTGAAGGCACTCAACTAACGCCGCTGGCATTTCCGTCCAACATTTTTATGGATAATCGCCAAGTTAATGTCAGTGCTCGCTTAATAATATTCAACATTTCCTTTTTAATattacagaacaacaacaacgttcTTCTGAGCTTTAAACCTCtgagaattgtaataatattataaattcgATGAAACTCAATTTAAACATAATACGAAATAGACAGTCGGAATGATTCAAACCAAATAATTTTCAAAGCACAGCATCCCAGATACGGAAACAGGAAACAGCGAGCATCTTAATTAACATTAATATGAACTAAAAGGAAACTCATATATCCCAAGGCCAAAAGCAGCAACATCATGTTTGCAAGTCTAGCCTGTGATTTCGACTTGGAGTTTTAACGATTAACTACATCTTTCATCTCTAATTTGGCGAAATAGACTAGGAATAGAAAACTTCGAGATCGCAGATTTTAGCATAATGTCTAGATATTGTGAAGTATAGTTACATGTTTTTATAAAAGGTATAGATCCATATTAACAGGTATATTTTTTGTTGGCAGATCTCCAGCCGTCGAAGCGGGTTTGAAAAAAGGTTCGCTGGAATATATTTTCCCGCTGGTTACTTCTCTCGGCGAAATATAACATCGTGTATAATTTCTTGTGTTGTTTATTTCACGGTTAATTATGTATTCTCCAGAGAAAATGCATTTGTAGCTATTACTTGTATTCATGGCCGGAGAAGGCAGATGTTAAAATAAAGAGCCGTTTTCACATCGAGATTCACAATCAGGTAATAATTGTCGCTGAAAAAATACACAGTATTTCTTGGTGGACTTACGACGTATGATGAAAAACATGTAAGCATCGTTGAAGACAAAGACCTTTCGGAAATATAGGCTGTAATGTTCCAAGTCTCAGAATAAGATACAAGAGTTTTGGAAGACATTTTGTGTGaagtataaaacatatacatgtagatgcttattacatatacatagactacACGCGTACTTATATCCAATAAACTCATACAAAATCGTTATACCCAGCATACATGTACCTATATTCATATCCACTACGTACACatacatcaatatctatatccaacacacatacactcatacttatacccatacatatatcagACACACGTATATCCCATATCCATTCCTATaccaaatacacatatacttatacttatatccCATATCAGTACCTACATTCAAAACACATAAACGCCCTCACTTATATCTAACATGCATACCCATACGTATGTTTAATACTTATATTGAATATAagcatactgtttttttttaatctacacaTATACAGCAAACACACGCAGAGTAAGAATGACATACAATTATttttcagaaaaagaaaaacaatggccTAACTAACTTAAGTGGCTCTTCTTCCCTGAATTCGACTTTAAAGACACGTTTGATTTTAATAAGAGAAAAAGGCAGGAGAAGGATCCTCTCTGTGTAATTTCCATGATAAGCAAGCAACGGCAATGTAAAAGAGTCACAGCTATCATGAACTTAAACCTAATCTCAATATGATCAATAAATCCCAATAGAAGAAAAAtctacgaaaataaaagaaaaacaaaaaatctaaaaagaaaaaaataccactAGAAAGCTTGGCAGCGGttcgttccctctccccccaactccctctccctaccctgtcctccttctccccttccctcctaccctgaGCGTCATCTCCGACCTCACTCTAGAGAACTTTGTTGGACCTGAAATTAGAATATGACATCTCCTAATCCCTTTAATAATCAGCTATAGTTAGTTTCAGTGTTCGTTCGATGGCGTCCTTTAAGTAACGGCGAAGGTGGAAGGAAATTGTAAATCATAATGACGGTTTTTGGTTTATTATTGAAAGCAGAGAAGCTGAAGGTAACACTGTGACAGAAAATAACAGGATGTTTTTGCCTAAACCGAGGAACCCTtggcagacaaagagagggaaaattaaCGTGAAAATGGCCGTGTTGGTATGATTAGCAGTACTACTACACGTATGATGGTAATATAATTGTAACAGTGGTATGGATGGTAATATATGTATTCAGGCAAGATGATTTACAGGCGTTCATACTGATAAGAGCGATCGCTGTATTATCAGCAATAGGGAAGGgtggtactaatgataacgaagagagagagagagagagagagagagagagagagagagagagagagagagagagagagagagagagagagagagagagagagagagagagagagagagagagagagagagagagagagggcgagagagcatTTCCATCTCATATACAAACTATtcaaagaaacataaaaaggaaCCACCACACGTAATGTTATTGTTTGTACACCTGATTCTTTCACACTGTGATCTTcaagtaattattttcttgttccttgGTTACGTTGTTTCGACACCTTGATGGTACAGGTCGTTGTATCTTCCCATTCACGG is a genomic window of Penaeus chinensis breed Huanghai No. 1 chromosome 23, ASM1920278v2, whole genome shotgun sequence containing:
- the LOC125037597 gene encoding uncharacterized protein LOC125037597, which translates into the protein MAGSRTSPSGRQQKGQPKAHEGDTHTSQQVTAPVRASKRRHQATTSPVTARSESRSPRAKQRPVIIRQSPPTISAAPAVAAVTTTIPATSSPPNGRTRTESRSGSVSPSQLAVPRVSAEPPCPSMLPMPPVHWRAGEDAKCPAQRQHCRAVTESLLNHLTTSGILVTA